The Mauremys reevesii isolate NIE-2019 linkage group 22, ASM1616193v1, whole genome shotgun sequence genomic interval AGACAGCTGATTGCCActggcaggaggcggggggagtAGGGGAAAGGTGCTGATCCCAGGGGGTCGCCGGCGcatgggaggcgctggggggagtaggggagctgatggggggctgccagcctgtttgatacctgtattaaattgcttgtttaaaattgtttataatttatataatgccttttgtctggggaaattttttttccctggaacctgatacccccctatttacattaattcttatggggaaattggattcgcttaacattgttttgcttaaagtcgcatttttcaggaccataacgacaacgttaagtgaggaattactgtattttacacacatcgccacctagtggctgagcaGTATAATGCAGTTTAGCACTGCATTAGACAGCATGTGGGGCTGTCAAACTCCAGGTTGAGGGGGAGCCaggcctgaggggagcaggggacCTTCAGAGGTGCAGGCAGTGTGAAAGTAGGTGGCTCAGTTTGGAAGGGCTGGTGCAGTGTCACTGGTGTAACTTTagtgccctcgtggccaagatggagtctgctctgcaggcagctctggccaagagacagcacgtgcaggaatgcagcaggagaaatcccctccaccccaggggcacctgttctaAACCCcgcagagtgaacacacacaacTAACAGGAAAAGTAGAATGGATATAacaagggagatatttatttacagaggacTGAGagtagaaaaacaacaaggggaaatatagggggagcagtaaaacagggctgcattcaaaccaaaaccccacgggcccagtgatagcacagtctggaagggcagacactgagcaatgtgtctgcacacagagttcaggaggtctgagcaaagttccagtccagtggtgagtcttgggtgctcctggtcgtcttcagcaccagtgaactctccccagcaaacccctccggtgccctcttctgccgctctgtgcaaagccccacagagcgaccatcttcccacttaactagctagcagcctccctccttgttcccaatgcagagtcacaagccccagtactcacagccccaggcagctctgggcagccgtgatagtggatccagctctggcctgtccttctcgggcgattcttccctggcacagggctgctcctggcttctgtcctgggctgtccccgatcgggCCTGTCCTCTTCAGGCCTCAGGCAGGTTCTCCTGCTCCCTTCTCCAGGGCCAGCCGTgctgcctctccctctctccctggagctccacccttgccccctggagtttccctccttttttcttactctccccctcccgcctgggaaaaagatttaaagggaccatgctctctaaaccccaaaggggttacactctcccccccaaaaagaaaTAATCCTTGATGTCCCCATCAAGGTAGGCAACTTTAAGCCATGGATCCCCAGCAGGAGACCAAGGGCCCCCATTCATCAGAAGCATTCCCATCATCCATCCCACAGGCCCCCGAGGGGTGGAACAGGTTTCCCATGAGGCAGCTCACCCCCCGTGGCACCCCAGAAATCTGTAGGTCACTGGGTTCCCCTAAACGATCATATGTCAGCACACACCTGGGCTTCCCTTCCCTAGAGGAACATCTAGGCTGGCTGTCGGGTGTTGGCTGAGATGACACCACTGGACATGGAGGCAAGATGATGGGACCTTGAGGCACAAATTCGAGTGCATCTAGGTTTGAAGTGGCTGTTTGGCATACAGGGTTCTCTGCCTGCACTGAGCCTTCCTCATCATGTTCTTGGGGGGTCTCCACAGCTTGGGACAGTGAGGCCTCGGGAGTGCTCAGTGTGGGTTCTTCCCCTTCACCATCTCTTTGTGTGACAACAAAAGGATCCATTAGGGTTGGGGCATTCCCAACTGGATGTTCACCAAACTCTATTTCATCCTCACTCTCTGAGGAGCTGGGTGTTTGCAGAGGACAGGTATATTTCCGTCGTTGGGACCGCGTCTGACTTGCAGGGCCGGGAGTCTCATAATCTGTGGAAATATCCTCACAGGGAAACAATACTTGTCCTATAGGTAACAGATGATTCCGGTGGAGAGTTTTGGTGGGGCCGCGACTGCCCTCAGGACGTATGCGATACACTGGTAGATCCCCATGTTTCTTCTCTATAATGTACGGGTGTGACTCCCAACGATCTGCAATTTTGTGTTTCCCCTGTAGTCCGAGATTTCGGGCCAAAACTCGGTCACCAACCCGAATCTCCTGTTGCCTCTCTCGCTGATCATATCGGGTTTTATTCTTTTGATTCTGGTGACCAGCTGCTTGCGTCGCTATTCGATAAGCCTCTTTCAGTTGATCTCTTAAGCGAGTCACATACCCCAAGTATGGTTTGGGGAGTGCCCCATCTGAAGACACTCCAAAACAGAGACTGATCGGCAACCGGGCCTCTCGACTGAACATTAACATGTATGGTGTGAACCCAGTTGCATCGTGTCGAGTACAGTTATATGCATGTAGCAAATGCTCCACGTGCTGGCTCCAGTATTTTTTCTGCAGAGGCTCCAGAGTTCCCAGCATGTTCAGTAGTGTGCGGTTGAATCGTTCTGGTAGTGGATCCCCTTGGGGATGATAAGGGGTGGTGCGTGATTTTTTTATCACCATGATCTTACAAAGTTCTTTTATTAACCGACTTTCAAAATCCCGTCCCTGATCTGAGTGTAATCTGGCGGGCAACCCATAGTGGACGAAGAACTTTTCCCACAGGATCTTGGCAACCGTGGAAGCTTTTTGATCTTTGGTGGGATAAGCCTGGGCATAACGAGTAAAATGGTCAGTGACCACCAAGATATTTGCAGTACCCCGGCGGTCAGGTTCTAATGACAGAAAGTCCATAAAGACAAGCTCCATGGGTGCAGAACTCATGAGGTTGACAAGGTGAGCCGCTTGCTTAGGCAGAGTCTTTCGCTGGATACATCTGGTGCAGGTGAGAATATGGTGGGCGATGTCAGGCCCCATTCGGGGCCAAAAGAATCTTGCCTTAACTAGGGCCTCCAATCGTTCAATTCCCAGATGCCCCATTCAATCGTGGCAGGCCTCTAACACACCTTGCCGGTACTTTTGTGGTAGCACCAACTGCTTATGGTGAGGCCTCTGAGGATGCTTCTGCCCTCGGTAAAGTCGTCCATCCCGAACCAATAAGCGATCCCATTCTTTCAGTAAAAGGGCCTCCTCTGGGTGACTCGGTCGAATAGCCCTGGGATCTTTTCCCCTTTCCAATGCATAAAGGATGTCCTTCATCCGTGGATCAGCTCGCTGGGCATGCTCCACCTCTCGATCCTCCAGTTTGGACAGCTGTGGGTCCTGTACTCTAGTAAAACTTGAGTAGGCTATGGTTATGGCTTCTGGTGGTGCACCCCGACAGTCAATTGCTCGTTCTCCATTGGCTGTGGATTTTTCCTCCACAATGGATACCCGTTGGCATAAATCTCTCAGTTCAGAGGTCCTCACATTCATCTGATCATTGGGTAATAAATCCTTAGAGTGAGGCTGCCGAGACAAGGCATCTGCATCCATGTTTGTTCGACCGGGTCGATACTGCAGAGTGAAATCATAGGCAGAGAGTGCCGCTAACCACCGGTGCCCTGCTACGGATAATTTTGCTGTGGTCTTGATGTATGTCAAAGGATTATTATCAGtttttacagtgaacttggccccATAGAGGTAGTCATGGAACCTCtctgtgatggcccatttcaatgcCAGGAACTCCACTTGATGTGCAGGGTAGTTTCTCTCAGGCGGTGTGAGACCTCGACTTGCAAATGCTACCGGTCGGAGTTTGCCCTCACGCTCTTGATAAAGGACAGCGCCTAAACCAGTGTAGCTTGCATCAACATGAAGTTCATACGGCTGGGTGGGATCAGCGTACACCAAAACAGGTGCTTGCGTGAGCTGTTGAATGATTTTATGGAAAGCTTCTTCACACTCAGCAGTCCACCGTTTTCCAAAAGGTGCACCCACATTGAAGTATTTATGGCGAGGTGAGTTCCCCTTCTTCTTATTTGTGGGCAGGGGGTATCCCTTGGTGAGCTCTGTGAGTGCATGTACGATGTGCGAAAAATTCTTGATAAACTTGTGGTAATAGCCACAGAATCCTAGAAACAACCTTAATTCCTTGAGAGTTGTGGGCCTCGGCCAGGTAGTTACTGCCTTCACCTTCTCTGGGTCTGTAGCTATACCATCTGCAGACACTGTGTCCCACATACCGCACGGATGTCTGGCAGAAGATGCACTTGTCTAAGGATAACTTGAGGCCAGCCTGTTCCAAACGATCCAGGACTTTGCACAGCCGAGTCTCGTATTCTTCTATAGTGCGCCCGAACACTATAATGTCATCCAGGTATACCAGACACTCCAACAGGTGCATGTCCCTTACCACCCGCTCCATGAGTCGCTGAAATGTGGCTGGAGCTCCAGATACTCCTTGAGGCATGCGATTAAATTGGTAAAATCCTAAAGGGCAGATGAATGCTGTTTTCTCCCGGTCCCTGGGTGCCATGGGCACTTGATAGTATCCACTGCGGAGGTCAAGGACAGAGAACCAGCAGCTACCATTCAGGCTATCCAAAGCATAATCCACCCGGGGCATTGTGTATTGGTCAGGGATCGTCCGCCGGTTCAGAGTGCGATAGTCGACGCACATTCGCACCTTTCCACTTTTCTTTCGTACTACGACGATCGGCGATGCGTAGGGGCTCCTGGATTCCTCAATGATACCTGCTTGAACCAGTTCCTGTAGGTGCTGCCTCACATCTTCAATATCAGCGGGGGCTAATCGTCTTGACCTCTCTCGAAAAGGCCGACCATCCTGCATTTGGATATGGTGCTCCACATCATGTGCACACCCAACATCCCATTCGTGCATAGAGAAAACAGCCTTCCTCTTGACTAACTTCTCAGACAGGCGGTCCTTCCACTCAGCAGGAATGGGGGAATCCCCAAACTGGAAACTATCCCTCCCAAAAGGTCTAGCCTTGGTCCTCTCTTGGGATGGGGGCCCCCTTGCTCGCTGGTATGCGGCTTTACATAAAGTGTCCATTGGCAGCTCCTGCAGATAGTTGTTCCCTGCCATCTCACGGCATTTCCACGCCAATCTCTGGAACAGGTTTGCATTTGTCCCTAGGATTAAAGGTGCATACTCTCTTCCCTTTGGATCTGGGCAGACCAGTGCCAAAGTTTCTATTTCCTGGTTTACCCCCGCAACGTTTTTGGAAACTGAACATTTAACAGGCTATATCCCCGATAGGGGCAGGAGTCACAGCCAATTCCCCAGACTGTCAGGCCAGACAGGGGCACACGGGTAAATGCTGCAGGTGTTCTCTGTAGTAAGATTCACAAAGTATGGTGACCTGTGATCCGCTGTCCAGCAATGCCTCACACAATCGTCCTTCTATACGAACAGGTACTATAGCTTGGGGGCCTATCAGCCCACGTGGGTAGCCTGTGTTTGTGGTTTTTTCTGGGGAGCCTTGGAATTTCAGGGTCTTGGGTTGCTCCTTCCCCAAGCCCTGTTGGTGTTTCCCTGAAACCTCCTAATGGTCTGCTGCAATCTCTGAGATACCCTTGCATGATCTGTCTTATTTTGACAGTCCAAGGCATAGTGACCATCTCTTCCACAGTTATAACAGCAACCTTCTCGCTGGCCATCACTCCTCCTGCTACTCTCCCCTCTTGAGGATGGCACAGTATGTCCCTGAGCCTTCATCATGGCCACTTCTCGGGTCAAATCTCTCAGtgctgctgccactgatgggGCATCTTCCATCTCTTCAAGCACTGCGGTGGTgtgactccctgccatcttcGGCTGCACCACTGCATCCACTTGCAACAATCGCTCCTCCTCCTCACGTATCTCTCGAATTAGcttgtggaatgggggtgggtttTGGGCCCGCTCCCTCAGCTGCAGTCGCCATAACATCAACCCATCTTGTCGGGTGCCCCGGAGGATTTGGTCCAACCTAGCGAAATCAATGCACTTGGTGGGGATGCCCGCCTTCCGCACTACCTGCTGTAGCAAATCCTCTAGTCTCCTGATGAAATCAGACAATTGTTCGTGGGGCTCCTGATAGGTATGGCGGAAACGATAATACAGGTCTTCACTGCTATCAGTAGCACCGTAGACACTCTCAAGAGCAGTTAAATAATCTTGCACTGTGGCAGTTGGTTGTGAGTCTTTCAGGGCTTGGATAATTCGCATGGCAGGTCCCTTCAGACTCTCAAGCACACATTTCCGCTTCTCAGCATCAGAGCATTCCCACTCTTGGACAAGTAGCACCGTAAAATCCCTCCAGGTGTCATAATCATTCTCCCCTGAGGGTACAGGTGACACCCCTGAGAATGAACGTAGCCGCTTATATGGAGCACTTTCATATACCGGCTTCAATGCATCTTTGAGAGCGTTTCCCAGCTCTTTGGCCCATCCCaccaggctgggtgctgcaggtgtTGGAGCCCCTCCTAATGCTAAAATTAATTCTTCTCTTGTCCGCTTCTCCTCTACCATCAGAGCTTGCAATTTCTGCACTAAAGAATCTACCTCAAGTGACACAGGCACACTAGGAGGGGACTGCTCTGCCCCGAGAATTGTCCAGGGGATACCTTCTACTTTCACCTCTTTGGGCACTTTATCAAGATCTGCTTCCTTTGAGTGTGTACATAGTGCTACCATGCCCTGCACTTTGCGGTTGTAAATACGGATGTGGACCTTTACCCTCCCCAGTATTTCAGCTGCATCTAGGCTTTCCTCAATTTCATTTGGTTCCATCTCTTCTTGGACCCCGCCACCAGCACAGCTTTGGTTACTGGGATTCATGCCCCTCGGCACAGGTCTTCTAATAatcctctctccatttttttttttactgagatGAAAGTCACTCAGGAGTTTCTTTGCTCTGTGAAGAAGAGCCCAGGGTGCACAACGCAGGGGTGtgggtatatgtgtgtgtacTGCAATTTCCCCGTTCGGGCCACCAAGTGTAACTTTAgcaccctcgtggccaagatggagtctgctctgcaggcagctctggccaagagacagcgcgtgcaggaatgcagcaagagaaatcccctccaccccaggggcacctgttccaaaccccgcagagtgaacacacccacccaacAGGAAAAGTAGAATGGATATAacaaacaacaaggggaaatgtagggggagcagtaaaacagggctgcattcaaacgaaaaccccacgggcccagtgatagcacagtctggaagggcagacactgagcaatgtatctgcacacagagttcaggaggcctgagcaaagttccagtccggtggtgagtcttgggtgctcctggtcgtcttcggcgccagtgaactctccccagcaaacccctccggtgccctcttctgccgctctgtgcaaagccccacagagcgaccatctccccacttaactagctagcagcctccctccttgttcccaatgcagagtcacaagccccagtactcgcagctctgggcagccgtgatactggatccagctctggcctgtccttctcCGGCGATtcttccctggcacagggctgctcctggctcctgtcctaggctgtccccgatcgggcctgtcctcctcaggcctcaggcaggttctcctgctcccttctccagggccagccgtgctgcctctccctctctccctggagctccacccttgccccctggagtttccctccttttttcttactctccccctcccgcctgggaaaaagatttaaaggggccatgctctctaaaccccaaaggggttacactggTTCTGACGTCGCCCACCAGGACTTGTGTTTTCCCGGCTACTTAGAGCTCTTCTGTACTGGAAACATTACAGTGGCACAGTGGCAGCTCTGCAGCTACAGCACTTCTGTGTAGATGTGACCGACGATGACAGGAGAGGCAGGAGGGTCAGTCCACCTCCTTGAAAGGCAGTAGATAGGTCACTGAAATACAATATGCAGCTGAGTCTTTTCTCTCAGTGCATCAAGAGATGGGAGGTGAGAGCTCACTCAGGCTACGGCTTACGTCAGCCAATGTTTGGAGATTCCCAAGGTGTCCAGCCATAAAGACAAACACTTACCTCATCTCTTTGCTTTCTTCCAGCTTCCATGACAGGATTCCCTATGACAGGTAAATACAAACATAGGCAGAGGGTGTGGAGTCAGTCTGTATGTGTGGGGTGCATGCTGCAGGGTGCAGCTCTCTCAAAAATTGGGGTGAGGTAGGGATAAATTAAGGTTATTTAACCTAGTCATTCAAATTTAggactggagacctgggttcaaatcctgcctccACCAGACTCCCCTCATGGTCTCAGCCCATCACTTCCTCACTACGTGTCCTAGTTTCCCTACCAGTGATTTGTTAACAAGGCGGGCTGTGTGGCAGAGTGCATTGCATTCTGGCTGTTGGATACCGGTGGAAATCCCCAGCCATCCAGCATCCGAAGGGCTCACCCTTGCCCAGTAAGGCTGATTGAAATTTTGGCTCTGGCAGCGGCTGTTTCAGGTGTGTCAGTCTGAGGTGACCCCAGATTTACCCTGGGATAGGATCTGCCCCAACAGATATTTTGCCTTTAATTATTGTTAGACTTGTATCATCTCAGCTCTGTCTATGGCTGGTgagtggccccacccctgcacagggCAAGTGGAGGTGCTGTGTACTAACACTGGGGGCCGTGACGCTACCTGGGCCTgtgagaggtgggggtggggtaccAGGAGATGGGCTGCCGAGGTGCCGTCACCACAGGCGGGTGCTCAGTTCAGCATATAAGCGGCCCTGTCTGTCTGGACACTGTGGAATATAGAGGAGCTGAGTTAGCCCCTGGGGAGTCTTTGGGCAGCAGAACTACAGCCCTGTGAGGCTGCTGCTGTTGGCTCTGGCCAGGCAGGGTCATCGGGGCGCAGAcggggaggga includes:
- the LOC120388827 gene encoding paraneoplastic antigen Ma1 homolog codes for the protein MNPSNQSCAGGGVQEEMEPNEIEESLDAAEILGRVKVHIRIYNRKVQGMVALCTHSKEADLDKVPKEVKVEGIPWTILGAEQSPPSVPVSLEVDSLVQKLQALMVEEKRTREELILALGGAPTPAAPSLVGWAKELGNALKDALKPVYESAPYKRLRSFSGVSPVPSGENDYDTWRDFTVLLVQEWECSDAEKRKCVLESLKGPAMRIIQALKDSQPTATVQDYLTALESVYGATDSSEDLYYRFRHTYQEPHEQLSDFIRRLEDLLQQVVRKAGIPTKCIDFARLDQILRGTRQDGLMLWRLQLRERAQNPPPFHKLIREIREEEERLLQVDAVVQPKMAGSHTTAVLEEMEDAPSVAAALRDLTREVAMMKAQGHTVPSSRGESSRRSDGQREGCCYNCGRDGHYALDCQNKTDHARVSQRLQQTIRRFQGNTNRAWGRSNPRP